The Microlunatus soli genome contains the following window.
GATCTCCGGTGCTCACGAGGACGGCGGACTGGGCGAGGTCTTCCTCAAGCTCGGCAAGCAGGGCTCGACCCTTGCCGGTGTGATGGATGCCTTCTCGATCGCGATCTCGGTGGCACTGCAGTACGGCGTGCCGCTGGAGACCTACGTCGAGAAGTTCACCAACATGAAGTTCGAGCCGGCCGGTCTGACCGACGACCCGGACGTGCGGATGTCGCAGTCGATCATGGACTACGTGTTCCGCCGGTTGGCGCTGGACTACCTGAGCTTCGACGAACGGTCCGAACTTGGGATCTACACCGCCGCTGAGCGGGCCCGTCAGGTCGAGACCGGTTCGTACCTGCCCGTCGAGGAGGCGACCGACGAGTCCGAGGCGGATTCGCTGACGTCGGAGGCGAAGACCGAGGCGCCGGCCGTAGCCGAGCCGACCACCGAGTCGGTGGCCACCAAGGCGTCGACGTCGTCAGCGCCGGCACCCAAGAATGCACACACCACCGCCGAGCTGATGGAGTCGATCTCCGGGATGAGCGTCGACGCACCACTCTGCTTCACTTGCGGGACGAAGATGCGGCCCAGCGGCAGCTGCTACGTCTGCGAAGGTTGCGGATCGACCAGCGGCTGCAGCTGATCACCTTCCCTTGATCAACAGACAGGAGCGTCCCGGATTCGTCCGGGACGCTCCTGTGTTTCAGACGGTGGTTCCGCGTCGATTGACGTGCGGGTGTGTTCGCCCTCAGACGTCGGCGAAGTAGGCCTCGACGAGCGCCGCGTCCACCGTTTCGTCGCCGGTCATGCCGAGAGCGTCATACTTCTTCTTGCGGGCCCGCATGTCGGACAGCAGGATCGCTCGGGCGTGTCCGGCGACCTCGTGGGCGACCTCCTGCGGGACGACGATGACGCCGTCGTCGTCGGCACCGACGATGTCGCCGGGATTGACCTGGACGCCGCCGCAGGCGATCGTGGTCTGGGTCTCGACCGCCTCGATCCGGCCGGGGATGATCGTCCGGCCGCGATACCGCGAGCAGATCGGCGTCCGCTGCCTGGCTACCTCGGCGGTGTCGCGGCAGTAGCCGTCGGTGATGATGCCGACTGCGCCGGCAGCGACCGCACCCATGGAGTTCTCACTGCCCCAGAAGCCGACCTCGGGACCGCCGCCGGCGTCCATCACGATGACATGGCCCGCGGGCAGATCGGTGGGCATCCGCGCCGGTGGATTCTTCTCGAACCAGATGCCGTGTGCACCGACGATATCGTCGGTCGAGTCCAGCTTCCACATCGGTTTGTTGGCCGGAACGCAGCGCATGGTCGCGGCCTCGCCCCAGAACTTCATGCCGACCCACAACGGCCGGACCTCGCGGTCCATCAGACCGATGTTGAAGTAGCCGATCCCGTCGAGCGCATCGGCCACATCGACCACTCGTAGTGGCTGGTAGAGACTGGAAAGCTGATTGTTGTCGGCCTTGGCAAAGCCGCCGATGGTCCTGGTGCTGTTGGACACCGTTGTTGTCATGACTTCCGTATCCTTCTTTCTGATCATGAACTGGTTGTCGACCGGGCAACACATCAGGGTGTCGGGGCGGTCACCCCCTGACGGGTGGCGGCACCGGAGACGGTCGGGAGCCGGTACCACCGCTGCGCCGAACCGCCGAGGACGGCCCTGCGTTCTTCGGGGTCGTGCCGATCGCGGAGCGCAAGCCGGGACAGGTCGGTCCACGCCGTGTGGTAGCCGGCCCGCAACTCGACCACCGGCCAGTTACTGGCAACCATCACGCGATCCGGGCCGAAGAGGTCCAGTGCGTGATCGGCATAGCGCTCGATGGTGGAGGGATTCCAACCGGACCAGGCTGTCAGCGCATCGATGCCGACCGAGAGCTTGATCGCCACGTTCGGGCAGGCCGCGAGTTCGGCGAGCTGGCCCGCCCACGGCTGCCAGCCCGCGGTCTCCAACGGCGGCCGGCCGAGATGATCGATGATCATCCGCAGTCCGGGTACAGCCTCGGCCAGCTTGATCACAGCGCCGATCTGCTCGCGGGTGATGGGCACCACATCCCAGCTGAGCCCGTGATCGGCGAGCTCACCGAAGAGTCCGAGCGGCTCGGGGTCGGCGAGCCAGTCCAAGGGGTCGTCGGCGATCAGGCAGCGGACGCCGACCAGCTTGGGAATCTTCAGCCCGGCGAGTTCACGTCGCGCCGATCGCGGGTCCCGCAGGGGCAGCCATGCCACCACACCGGCGACCCGATCACTGGCGGCGTATCGAGCGAGCCGGAGGTTCTCAGCGGGTTCGTCGACCGACTGGACGAGCACTGTGCCGTCGATACCTGCGCGATCGAGCTCGGGGACAAGATCATCGACGTCGAAGTCCCGTTCCAGGATCCGATGATCGGGTCCGCGCCAGGGCTGTTCCTGGGCTGCGGTCTTCCAGAAGTGTTGATGAGCGTCGATCACCATCGGTCGGTGCTCATCGGGTCGGTCCGACGGATCCTCGGGTCTGCTGCTCATTCGCCGATCCGCTCTTCGGCCTGCTTGGCGGATCGAGGGGCCGCGGAGGCGCCGGAGTGGACCGCAAGCTCGGCCAGCACGTCGGCAGTGTGTTCGCCGAGCAACGGTGCCGACGCGGCCTCCCGGACAGGGGTGTCGGACAGCGTGATCGGTGAGTTCAGGACCGAGGTCTCGCCCTCGACCGGATGGTCGTAGGTGGTCACCATGTTGCGCGCGCGGACGTGCGGGTCCTCGGTGAGTACGTAGGCGTAATCACGGATCGGGCCGGCCGGGACGCCGGCGGCCAGCAGCGCGGTGACCCACTCGTCGGTCGTCCTGTCCGCCAGCCGCTTCTCCAACCGGGCGGCCAACTCCTCCCGGTGGTCCATCCGGTGGTTGTTGTCGACGAACCGGGGATCGTCGAGCAGCTCCGGCAACTCCAGTACGCCACAGAGCAGGCGCCACAACTTCTCGTTGTTGGCGCCGATGGTCAGGTAGCCGTCCGCGGTGGCCAACGCTTGATAGGGCGCCGACATCCGATTCGCCGAGCCCAAGGGTTCGGGTGCCTTGCCGGTGGACCAGAACTCGGTCGACTCCCAGACCGACAGGGCCAGCGCCGCTTCGAACAGCGACGTCTCGACGTACTGGCCGGTGCCGGTCCGTTGCCGTGACATCAGCGCGCCGAGGATGCCGATGCAGCAGAACAGCCCTGCTCCGAGGTCGCCGACCGGGATCGCCGACTTCACCGGCGGCTCGCCGGGTTGGCCCATCACGCTCATGATCCCGGTCATCGCCTGCGCGATCAGGTCGTAACCCGGATGCGTCGCGTACGGGCCGGTGCGTCCGAAGCCGGAGATGCTGCCGTAGATGATCCGGTCGTTGACCGCCCGCAACGTCGGGTAGTCGACGCCGAGTCGTTCGGCCACACCGGGTCGGAAATTCTCCACCACGACGTCGGCGGTGCGGACCAGCTCCAGGAACGTCCGATGATCACCGTCGTCCTTCAGATCGAGCACCACGCTGCGTTTGTTCCGATTCAACGACAGGAAGGCTCGACTGTCCTCACCGATCACCGAGTACCCCCACGATTTCCTGGTCTGATCGCCGTGCTCGGGGTTCTCGATCTTGATCACGTCGGCACCGAGATCGGCCAGGATCATCGTGCAGAACGGCCCGGACATCACCTGGGTCAGGTCGAGGACCCGGATGCCGTCGAGCGCTCCGGGACGCTGTTGCGACCCGCCATGGGCGGTCTCCCGGTCATGATCAGCGGCGTGATGATCGGGGGATGGCTCGGACATGATCACTTCCCATCTCGGTTGGCGAGGATGTTCGGGGCTGCTGGCATCAGGACTTGTTGCCCATCGTGGAGTTGGCCGCGGCGAAGAAGTCGTCGACGGCCTGCTTGATCGACTTCTTGCCGAAGGCGACGTTCTCGTACTCCCGTTCGAACGACGTCTCGAAACTGGCGTTGTAGCCCGGCGGGATGACCGGGTTCGGGACATCCTCGGACAGGATGTACTGGTAGTTCTTCAGCACGACTTCCAGGCCGGGGGAGGACGGGTTGTCGATCTGATCCTGGAGTTGACGCTTGTTGGCGACCGCGCCGTTGTCGGACGCGTAGATCTTGGCGGCGTTGTCGTTGTTGGTCCAGTAGTCGATGAACGCTGCGGCGGCGGCCTGATTGTCACAGTTCTTCGGGATCGACCAGCCGCTGGTGAAGAACATGTTGCCCAGCCCGCTGGAGCCGCTCGGGAAGGCGTGCTCGGTGAGCTTGACGTCCGGTGCGGCAGCGATCGCGGCGACGTACTGGTTGCCTGCCTCGCCCTGCATCAGCACTTTCCCGGCGATCACTGCGTGCTGTTCGATCTGGTCGGGCTCGGAAGCAGCGTTCTGCATCGAGTTGGTCAGTCCCGTCCTGCGCAGGTTCTCCCACATCGTCCAGTACTCGGTCAGGCTCTGCTTGCTGAAGCCGACCTTGCCCTGGTCGTTGAACATCTTCTGTCCATTGCTGAGAACGTAGGCCGAGAACAGCGCCTCGTTGCCGCCCTGCTCCAGGATCGGCGCCACGTCCTTGGGCAGTTTGGACTTGGCCTGCTTCAGCCAGGCCAGCCACTCATCCCAGGTGTAGCCCTCCTTGAGGTCGGGGATGTCGTACTTGTCTGCGACGGTCTTGTTGACCAGGAAGGCATTCCAGGCGACGCCGTACGGGATCATGTAGAGCTTGCCGTCCGGGCCGCGCCCGCTGTCCAGGATGCTCTTCGGGACGTCCTTCATGTCGAGCTTGCCGGATTTGACCAGGTCGTCCAGCGGCACCAGTGTCTGGTTCGAGGTGTAGTCGTTGAGTTGACGGGTCTGCATGCCGGCGACACAGGGCATGCTCTTGCTGGCGGCCTGGGTGTTCAACTTCTGGAAGTAGGTCCCGAAGTCGGTGACAGAGGGATTGACCGAGACGTCGGGATATTCCTTCTTGAAGTCGGCGAGGATCTTGTTGGTCTTGTCGACCCTCGTCGAGGATCCCCAGTAGGCCAGTTGGATCGCGCCCTTGGCCGGACCGTCCGCGTTGGCTCCTGAGTCGGACCCGCTGCAGGCAGCTACGGTGCTGGCCAGGCCCGCCGCCAGCAGCAGTGCGAGCCCTTTCCTGAGTGTTGTCGCCCGCTTCGACAATCGCATGGCATGATTCCTTTCACTTCAGACCCGAGGTCGCGATGCCTTCGATGAGCACCTTCTGGAAGGCGACGAAGAATCCGACGAGTGGGGCGAGGGACAGCAGGGCCATCGCGAACAGCGAGCCGTAGGACGACTGGCCGCCGGTGGCATCGAGAAATGCGTTCAGACCGATCGGAACGGTCCACAGGTTGGAGTCGCTGAGGTAGAGCATCGGCCCGAGGAAGTCGTTCCAGGTGTTGATGAAGGTGAACAGCGCCGTGGTGCCGATCGCCGGCAGAGCCAGCGGAACGATCACGCGTGTGAAGACACCGAGATGGCCGCAGCCGTCGATTCGTGCAGCGTCGTCCAGGTCGCGCGGCAGCGCCCTGATGAACTGCACCATCAAGAACACGAAGAAGGCGTCGACGGCCAGGAAGCGCGGCAGCACCAGCGGTACGTAGCTGTTGATCAGATTGAGCTTGTTGAACAGGATGTACTGCGGCACCAGGGTGACGTGGTAGGGCAGCAGCAAGGTGACCAGCAACATCGCGAAGAAGATCCGCCGGCCGGGAAACTCCAGTCGGGCGAAGGCGTACGCAGTCAACGAGCAGGCGAAGATGTTTCCGACCACGGCGAGGAAGGAGATCAACGCCGAGTTGAGGAAGTAGCGGGAGAACTGCAGGCCGCCACCGGTCCATCCGTTCACGTAGTTGGACACGGTGAGGTTGGACGACCACAGGCCGAGGCTTCTGAAGATCTCGCTGTTCGGACGGAACGAGGCAGCCACCATCCACAACAGCGGGTAGAGCATCGCGAACAGCAACACGATCAACAGGAAATGTTTGACGATCTCCGATGCGAGTCGGGTCCGCGGCTTGCGGACATATCGGGTGAGGGTGCCGGCAGAGCCCGTGGTGGAAGCCATCAGCGATCTCCGTAGTGGACCCAGAATCGGGCCGAGAGGAAGAAGAGGCCGGTGAACACGCCGAGGACGATGACGAGCAGCCAGGCCATCGCCGATGCGTAGCCCATGTTCAACTCGGTGAATCCCTTCTGATACAGGTAGAGCGTGTAGAACAACGTTGAGTCCGACGGGCCGCCAGAACCGCCGCTGACCACGTAGGCAGAAGTGAAGGCCTGGAACGCGTGCACCGTGTCCATCAGGACGTTGAAGAAGATCAGCGGGCTGATCCACGGCACGGTGATGCTGACGAACTTGCGCAGCCGGCCGGCACCGTCCACCGACGCCGCCTCATAGAGCTCGGACGGCACCTGACGCAGGCCGGCCAGGAAGATGATCATGGTTGCCCCGAACGCCCAGGCGTTCAGCGAGATGATCACTCCGAGGGCGGTGGACGGATTGCCGATCCAGCTCTGCGCATGGATGCCGACCAATGACAGCAGGTTGTTGATCAAGCCGCTCGGGCCGAAGATCTGCCGCCACAGGGTCGCCACCGCCACGCTGGCCGCAAGCAACGACGGGAGGTAGAACAGCGCGCGGTAGGCCTTGATGAAGCGCAGTCCGGTGTTCAACAGCAGCGCGACCAGCATCGAGACGATCAGCACGACCGGCACCGACACGACCACGTACAGCAGGGTGACCTGGACCGAGCTGATGAACCGGTCGTCGGCGAACATCGCCCGGAAGTTGCCCAGGCCGACCCATTGCGGCGAGCTCAGCAGGTTGTAGTCGGTGAAGGCCAGGTAGAGCGAGTAGATCATCGGACCGAGGGTCAGCGCGGCCATCCCGATCAGCCAGGGTGTCAGGAATGCGAAGCCGGCCCGATGTTCGATCTTCTGCATCCGGTGCGGTCGGCGACCGGGGGAGGTACGGCCGGCGATCGGATCGGAGACCGGCGCAGCGACATCTCCGGTGGCGGTCATCCGGTCACGGCCTTGTCATCGGTGGCCAGAGCGTGTTGTTCTATCTGATCGGCGACGGTTTCGGAGAGCAGTCGGGCCAAGGGTGTCGACTCGCCGAGTTCGTCGGCGACGTCGAGGACCTCGCGGAGATCTTTCGACCACGGCCGTTGATCGACCGGGACTCCTGCCGCGTTGTAGTCGCGGGCGATCCGGTCGAAGAATCCCCAGTTCCGGCCGACCCAGGTGTCGGCCGTGCCGCCGGTGAGTGCCGACAGCAGATCGTCCTCGGAGACGCCGTGCCGTCGGGTCAGCCGCAGCGCCTCCTGGATCCCGCCGAGAGCGGCGAACATGATCAGCTGGTTGGCCAACTTCGTCGCGGCGGCGGCGCCGACGTCGCCGAGTCGATGGTGCTCGGTGCCGATCGCCTGCAGGAACGGGGCCGCGGCGTCGAGATCGTCCGGCGTTCCGGCCAGGTAGACGCTCAGTTCTCCGGTCCGGGCCCGATCCGGTCCGCCGGTGACCGGCGCCTCGACATAGCCGGCGCCGGTCCTCTTGATCACCGCTGACAGTTCCTGGCCGGCGCGGGGGAGGATGGTGCTGATCACGACGACGGTGTGTTGTGCGCCCAGACCATCGGCCAGCGGGGGCGAGGTCGTGGCCGACTCCAGGACCTCCCGGATGGCCCGGTCGTCCGGGACGACGAAACAGATGGTCCGGCAGTCGATCAGGTCCGGCCCGGTGGCTGCCGTCGCGCCGGCGTCGACCAGGAACCGCTGTCGTTCGTCGGACCGGTCCAGTGTCCGCACGGCCCAGCCCCGGTCCAGCAGATTGAGCCCGATCGCCCGTCCGAGGTTGCCCGCGCCGACCAGACCGACGGTCGCGTCCGGTGTCGACAATGACCCCACCCTCCTCATTGAGAAACGGATGCACTGCTGGCGGACCGGCAGGATTGCTAGGTCCAGTGCCCCGATGAATCCGTACCGCCTATTGTCTACAACAGACGTAGACAAAAGGCAACAGGCGGTTAGCATTGTTCTGTTTCCCTGAGCGAGAGGTACCGATGGTCACACCAACCGACCCGCCCGCATCCGGTGACGATCGTGCGCTGCACGCTCCGAGCCTGGTGACGTTGGCCGTCGATTCGATCCGCAAGCAGATCCTGTCCGACGATCTGAAGCCCGGCGAACGGCTGATCGAGGAACGGTTGACCAAGGACCTGGCGATCAGCAGACCGCCGCTTCGCGAGGCACTCCGGCTGCTGGAGAACGAAGGGCTCGTCGTCTCCATGCCGCGACGTGGTTCGTTCGTTGCGACCTTGACCGAGCAGGACGTGTTCGAGATCCTGACGCTGCGCTCGGCGTTGGAGCGGATGGCGTTCGAGGTCGGGATCCCGGTGAAGGATCCCGCCCTGCTCGAACCGGCGCGGGC
Protein-coding sequences here:
- a CDS encoding NAD(P)-dependent oxidoreductase, which gives rise to MSTPDATVGLVGAGNLGRAIGLNLLDRGWAVRTLDRSDERQRFLVDAGATAATGPDLIDCRTICFVVPDDRAIREVLESATTSPPLADGLGAQHTVVVISTILPRAGQELSAVIKRTGAGYVEAPVTGGPDRARTGELSVYLAGTPDDLDAAAPFLQAIGTEHHRLGDVGAAAATKLANQLIMFAALGGIQEALRLTRRHGVSEDDLLSALTGGTADTWVGRNWGFFDRIARDYNAAGVPVDQRPWSKDLREVLDVADELGESTPLARLLSETVADQIEQHALATDDKAVTG
- a CDS encoding GntR family transcriptional regulator, with amino-acid sequence MVTPTDPPASGDDRALHAPSLVTLAVDSIRKQILSDDLKPGERLIEERLTKDLAISRPPLREALRLLENEGLVVSMPRRGSFVATLTEQDVFEILTLRSALERMAFEVGIPVKDPALLEPARAALQEMYRCADSDDRGAMVQAGYYFHASLIKIANHQRLEVIYASVQQQLLLCMSRNLIKRQHAAEDLHAHADLHRLLLELVESGDRAAAIDELTIHLQRSFEANSPQASSGD
- a CDS encoding CaiB/BaiF CoA transferase family protein, which gives rise to MSEPSPDHHAADHDRETAHGGSQQRPGALDGIRVLDLTQVMSGPFCTMILADLGADVIKIENPEHGDQTRKSWGYSVIGEDSRAFLSLNRNKRSVVLDLKDDGDHRTFLELVRTADVVVENFRPGVAERLGVDYPTLRAVNDRIIYGSISGFGRTGPYATHPGYDLIAQAMTGIMSVMGQPGEPPVKSAIPVGDLGAGLFCCIGILGALMSRQRTGTGQYVETSLFEAALALSVWESTEFWSTGKAPEPLGSANRMSAPYQALATADGYLTIGANNEKLWRLLCGVLELPELLDDPRFVDNNHRMDHREELAARLEKRLADRTTDEWVTALLAAGVPAGPIRDYAYVLTEDPHVRARNMVTTYDHPVEGETSVLNSPITLSDTPVREAASAPLLGEHTADVLAELAVHSGASAAPRSAKQAEERIGE
- a CDS encoding carbohydrate ABC transporter permease — translated: MTATGDVAAPVSDPIAGRTSPGRRPHRMQKIEHRAGFAFLTPWLIGMAALTLGPMIYSLYLAFTDYNLLSSPQWVGLGNFRAMFADDRFISSVQVTLLYVVVSVPVVLIVSMLVALLLNTGLRFIKAYRALFYLPSLLAASVAVATLWRQIFGPSGLINNLLSLVGIHAQSWIGNPSTALGVIISLNAWAFGATMIIFLAGLRQVPSELYEAASVDGAGRLRKFVSITVPWISPLIFFNVLMDTVHAFQAFTSAYVVSGGSGGPSDSTLFYTLYLYQKGFTELNMGYASAMAWLLVIVLGVFTGLFFLSARFWVHYGDR
- a CDS encoding ABC transporter substrate-binding protein, encoding MRLSKRATTLRKGLALLLAAGLASTVAACSGSDSGANADGPAKGAIQLAYWGSSTRVDKTNKILADFKKEYPDVSVNPSVTDFGTYFQKLNTQAASKSMPCVAGMQTRQLNDYTSNQTLVPLDDLVKSGKLDMKDVPKSILDSGRGPDGKLYMIPYGVAWNAFLVNKTVADKYDIPDLKEGYTWDEWLAWLKQAKSKLPKDVAPILEQGGNEALFSAYVLSNGQKMFNDQGKVGFSKQSLTEYWTMWENLRRTGLTNSMQNAASEPDQIEQHAVIAGKVLMQGEAGNQYVAAIAAAPDVKLTEHAFPSGSSGLGNMFFTSGWSIPKNCDNQAAAAAFIDYWTNNDNAAKIYASDNGAVANKRQLQDQIDNPSSPGLEVVLKNYQYILSEDVPNPVIPPGYNASFETSFEREYENVAFGKKSIKQAVDDFFAAANSTMGNKS
- a CDS encoding RraA family protein, with translation MTTTVSNSTRTIGGFAKADNNQLSSLYQPLRVVDVADALDGIGYFNIGLMDREVRPLWVGMKFWGEAATMRCVPANKPMWKLDSTDDIVGAHGIWFEKNPPARMPTDLPAGHVIVMDAGGGPEVGFWGSENSMGAVAAGAVGIITDGYCRDTAEVARQRTPICSRYRGRTIIPGRIEAVETQTTIACGGVQVNPGDIVGADDDGVIVVPQEVAHEVAGHARAILLSDMRARKKKYDALGMTGDETVDAALVEAYFADV
- a CDS encoding carbohydrate ABC transporter permease; the protein is MASTTGSAGTLTRYVRKPRTRLASEIVKHFLLIVLLFAMLYPLLWMVAASFRPNSEIFRSLGLWSSNLTVSNYVNGWTGGGLQFSRYFLNSALISFLAVVGNIFACSLTAYAFARLEFPGRRIFFAMLLVTLLLPYHVTLVPQYILFNKLNLINSYVPLVLPRFLAVDAFFVFLMVQFIRALPRDLDDAARIDGCGHLGVFTRVIVPLALPAIGTTALFTFINTWNDFLGPMLYLSDSNLWTVPIGLNAFLDATGGQSSYGSLFAMALLSLAPLVGFFVAFQKVLIEGIATSGLK
- a CDS encoding amidohydrolase family protein is translated as MSSRPEDPSDRPDEHRPMVIDAHQHFWKTAAQEQPWRGPDHRILERDFDVDDLVPELDRAGIDGTVLVQSVDEPAENLRLARYAASDRVAGVVAWLPLRDPRSARRELAGLKIPKLVGVRCLIADDPLDWLADPEPLGLFGELADHGLSWDVVPITREQIGAVIKLAEAVPGLRMIIDHLGRPPLETAGWQPWAGQLAELAACPNVAIKLSVGIDALTAWSGWNPSTIERYADHALDLFGPDRVMVASNWPVVELRAGYHTAWTDLSRLALRDRHDPEERRAVLGGSAQRWYRLPTVSGAATRQGVTAPTP